The proteins below are encoded in one region of Brassica napus cultivar Da-Ae chromosome A6, Da-Ae, whole genome shotgun sequence:
- the LOC106352446 gene encoding protein IDA-LIKE 1-like, translated as MNLSYKTMFVSVYFVMILLVFSSRNAAARMGTIKVSEIEIAQTRSRTPRHEFTEGFRFKNRELHFLSKRVLVPPSGPSNRHNSVVNDLKH; from the coding sequence ATGAATCTTTCTTATAAAACCATGTTTGTAAGTGTTTATTTCGTTATGATCCTCTTGGTTTTTAGCTCACGCAACGCTGCGGCAAGGATGGGAACAATTAAGGTTTCTGAAATTGAGATAGCTCAAACAAGATCAAGAACACCAAGACATGAGTTCACGGAGGGTTTTAGATTCAAAAATCGTGAGTTGCACTTTTTGTCCAAACGGGTGCTTGTACCACCTTCGGGACCTTCCAACAGGCACAATTCTGTGGTGAATGATCTCAAACACTAG
- the LOC106350528 gene encoding uncharacterized protein LOC106350528, whose amino-acid sequence MSSEMDNALLALSLKDDDDAPFNLPDFPQFYATERNACSLIGRLLNPRFQNMANLILDMPRKWQKVNRVRGIALTKERFQFIFSHANDLQDVLDKGMQTHNDWGLAIERWVETPPPGYLQSVSIWVRISNIPVNHYTKPAITELGELIGHVEVVAFDPEKSQRQDYVRVKINIEVTKPLKKSRVLNLPGGGQTTIYYFYEKVQKRCTECQRLTHAKEHCPLLAYKQNMRAVEATKNRLSPSTSNHTFLSEGDPLFGVLHEDQVGINPLSGRPRIAPEVLQEMRNYLLASSKEERHIREQRVIFSVKEAEKNPITQKAMLQLIPPPIFTTNLDKGKGIVFDFEKASSEPETNPQPQKLMASAISAGHLLTNPINNVFCRLSLPPVLMPSTQISNLSFSGGSNISIPTEKPKRKSGRYKRIPKTPKKMTKATEETMASTSEVVIPSKKRKAEDDLFGSFRTDKKNAQNSSQDSLLKNKEGLQLVVASKAAKGNASEMVPHEGPSKA is encoded by the coding sequence ATGTCTTCTGAGATGGATAACGCCCTTTTAGCCCTCTCCttgaaagatgatgatgatgctccTTTTAACTTACCTGATTTTCCTCAATTCTACGCCACAGAAAGAAATGCATGCAGCTTGATAGGCCGTCTCCTTAACCCAAGATTTCAGAACATGGCTAATCTGATCCTAGACATGCCAAGGAAGTGGCAAAAGGTTAATCGGGTTAGAGGTATCGCTCTCACCAAAGAAAGATTCCAGTTCATCTTTTCACATGCAAATGATCTTCAAGATGTTCTTGACAAAGGCATGCAAACTCACAATGACTGGGGATTAGCTATAGAAAGATGGGTTGAAACACCTCCTCCGGGCTATCTCCAATCAGTATCAATATGGGTCCGAATAAGCAACATCCCGGTTAACCACTATACAAAGCCAGCCATCACAGAGCTAGGAGAACTAATCGGTCATGTTGAAGTGGTCGCTTTTGATCCTGAAAAATCACAAAGGCAAGACTATGTTCGTGTGAAGATCAATATTGAAGTTACCAAGCCTCTCAAGAAATCAAGGGTTCTCAACCTACCTGGCGGAGGTCAAACTACCATCTACTATTTCTATGAAAAAGTCCAGAAAAGATGCACGGAATGTCAACGGCTCACACATGCAAAGGAACATTGTCCTCTCCTAGCCTACAAACAGAACATGCGTGCGGTGGAAGCTACTAAAAACCGTCTCTCTCCTTCTACTTCCAACCATACCTTCCTCTCTGAAGGTGATCCTCTGTTTGGAGTCTTACATGAGGATCAAGTTGGTATTAATCCTCTCTCCGGTCGTCCTCGCATTGCTCCGGAGGTTCTTCAAGAAATGCGGAATTATCTCCTTGCCTCAAGTAAAGAAGAGAGGCATATTAGGGAGCAGAGAGTGATTTTCTCGGTGAAAGAAGCTGAGAAAAATCCTATTACCCAAAAGGCGATGTTACAACTCATTCCACCGCCGATCTTCACAACAAACCTTGATAAGGGTAAAGGAATAGTCTTTGATTTTGAGAAAGCTTCTAGTGAACCTGAAACTAACCCTCAGCCTCAGAAGCTTATGGCATCGGCAATATCTGCAGGACATTTATTGACCAACCCTATCAATAATGTCTTCTGTAGACTCTCATTACCCCCTGTTCTAATGCCCTCAACTCAGATTTCAAACCTCTCCTTCTCTGGTGGTTCAAACATCTCAATACCGACTGAGAAGCCAAAAAGGAAGAGTGGAAGATACAAAAGGATTCCTAAAACTCCTAAGAAGATGACAAAGGCTACAGAGGAGACTATGGCTTCTACTTCGGAAGTTGTGATTCCTAGCAAAAAACGTAAAGCCGAAGATGATCTTTTTGGATCTTTCAGGACAGATAAGAAGAATGCTCAGAACTCATCTCAAGATAGTCTGCTCAAAAACAAAGAAGGACTTCAATTGGTTGTTGCATCCAAGGCTGCTAAGGGCAATGCATCAGAGATGGTCCCGCATGAGGGACCGTCTAAAGCCTGA
- the LOC106350924 gene encoding uncharacterized protein LOC106350924, whose product MLEICGMIELPSSGNPFTWSGKRGNLWIQSRLDRAFGNQKWFDQFPASNQAFLDKRGSDHRPVLIKLISSQDSYRGSFKFDKRFFQKPLVFETINQAWNSSSPNSNINIASRIRFCRQALSRWKKKNVSNSKLRITKIQVELEQEQSSMNPSFPRMENLTKSLVKAYKEEENFWKQKCKDDWILHGDGNTKNFHAAVQVARSKNEIVKLQDSNGIFQRSEASKGQVAINYFSDLFKSTNSVDYSDLLRDLPVRVSNNMNMILTRKITKEEVKEAVFSIKPDSAPGADGMSGFFFQKYWEIVGDQLTKEVLLFFETGDMPSDWNYTQICLIPKKTTASVMSDLRPISLCTVMYKTISKILASRLQCFLPEIVSPTQSAFVSDRLISDNIILAHEAVHSLRTHEVISKSYMAAKTDMSKAFDRVEWHYLQALLLSLGFDNIWVKWIMSCVTTVTYSVLLNGQSYGYISPQRGLRQGDPISPFLFVLCTEGLTHMMNQASLRGDLKGIQFNLAGPEVHHLFFADDSLFLFKAELSQCQVFQDILLKYGEATGQVINLSKSSLTFGKNTCPSLKAQIKSKLGIYSEGGAGSYLGLPECFSGSKVEMLAYIQDKMKGRMSGWYSRFLSQAGKDVILKSVAMAMPIYAMTCFKLPKTTCNNLKSAMAAFWWQASEDKSKIHWLSWDKLCISKEMGGMGFKDIELFNQALLAKQAWRILTNQDSLLTRFLQSRYFSNGSFLSATLGSRPSYAWRSILHGRELLEKGLRNSVGNGLSISVWSTPWLIDGERLRIPLMKNILVDLNLKVSDLMIPNSDLWDHQKLENLFYDQDIEIILKIKPAVSSPDFLCWNHTRSGEYSVKSGYWFAEKEAKKEAYVSSQALPSLNGIKSHIWSLNTAPKIKVFLWKVIGGAISVADHLIERGMKVDSRCQICGLEGESMNHVLFNCTIARQSWAICHFPAPVNGFDPSSIYSNIFYVLKMGNNQNWPVHIRRSGPWILWQIWKNRNSFLFKGSLIVGSKFATSLLQEADHWFLIKEMEKQEQAIDLEKKKRIIFGWKPPPSSWFKCDIGFDWDKNRKESGAAWILRNAEGKVLLHGRRSFSNIRSKSESSFQSWLWALESMKSLHFDHVIFSAEDRDIVNAISKPATWPSLKAFSFKLIEMLHEFLFWQVESQSRQALKPVFLIANSVIKEDLFQSYIASGFPGWLKKFFS is encoded by the coding sequence ATGCTAGAAATATGTGGCATGATAGAACTTCCAAGTTCGGGGAACCCCTTCACATGGAGTGGAAAGAGAGGTAATCTCTGGATTCAGAGTAGACTTGACAGAGCATTTGGGAACCAGAAATGGTTTGATCAATTTCCGGCCTCAAACCAAGCCTTCCTTGATAAAAGAGGCTCTGACCATCGCCCTGTTTTGATCAAGTTAATCTCCTCTCAAGACTCTTACAGAGGTTCTTTCAAGTTTGACAAAAGATTTTTCCAAAAACCTTTAGTTTTTGAAACCATCAACCAAGCGTGGAACTCTTCTTCtccaaattcaaacatcaacaTCGCTTCTCGTATCAGATTTTGTAGACAGGCGTTAAGTAGATGGAAGAAAAAGAATGTCTCCAACTCTAAATTAAGGATTACGAAGATTCAAGTGGAACTTGAACAAGAACAGTCATCGATGAATCCTTCTTTCCCAAGAATGGAAAATCTTACCAAATCCTTAGTTAAGGCTTATAAAGAGGAGGAAAATTTTTGGAAACAAAAGTGTAAGGATGATTGGATCCTTCATGGTGACGGAAACACAAAAAATTTTCATGCTGCAGTCCAAGTTGCGAGATCAAAGAATGAGATCGTTAAACTTCAAGACAGCAATGGAATTTTTCAACGTTCGGAAGCTTCTAAAGGTCAAGTAGCCATCAACTACTTCAGTGACCTCTTTAAATCTACCAACTCGGTGGATTACTCTGACCTTCTCAGAGACTTACCGGTAAGAGTCTCAAATAATATGAACATGATCCTCACAAGGAAGATCACTAAAGAGGAGGTTAAGGAAGCGGTTTTTTCAATCAAACCTGATAGTGCTCCTGGAGCTGATGGGATGTCaggttttttctttcaaaaatattgGGAGATAGTTGGAGATCAACTTACTAAAGaagttcttttgttttttgagaCTGGTGATATGCCCTCCGATTGGAACTACACACAGATTTGTCTGATTCCAAAGAAGACAACTGCTTCGGTAATGTCTGATTTGAGACCTATCAGCTTATGTACGGTAATGTACAAGACCATTTCCAAGATTCTAGCCTCAAGACTTCAATGTTTTCTTCCCGAGATAGTATCACCGACTCAATCAGCTTTTGTTTCAGATAGACTCATATCTGATAACATTATTTTGGCCCATGAAGCAGTCCATAGTCTTCGAACTCATGAAGTGATCTCAAAATCCTACATGGCTGCAAAAACGGATATGTCAAAAGCTTTTGACAGAGTGGAATGGCATTACCTTCAAGCATTACTTCTTTCTCTTGGTTTTGACAATATATGGGTGAAATGGATCATGTCCTGTGTTACTACAGTCACCTATTCAGTCCTTTTGAATGGTCAATCTTACGGTTACATTTCTCCACAGAGAGGACTCAGGCAAGGTGATCCTATCTCACCCTTCCTCTTTGTTCTCTGTACCGAAGGTCTTACTCACATGATGAATCAAGCTTCACTTAGAGGAGATCTGAAAGGAATTCAATTCAACTTGGCTGGCCCGGAAGTTCACCATCTTTTttttgcagatgatagtctgTTCCTATTCAAAGCTGAACTTTCTCAGTGCCAAGTCTTTCAAGACATCCTTCTCAAGTACGGGGAAGCTACAGGTCAGGTCATAAATCTCTCCAAATCATCACTAACCTTTGGCAAAAACACCTGTCCTTCTCTTAAAGCACAAATTAAATCAAAGCTTGGTATTTATTCGGAAGGAGGAGCTGGTTCTTATTTGGGTTTACCTGAGTGTTTCAGTGGCTCCAAAGTTGAAATGCTTGCATATATACAAGACAAAATGAAAGGCAGAATGTCTGGTTGGTATTCTAGATTTCTTTCTCAAGCTGGAAAggatgttattttaaaatctgtGGCTATGGCTATGCCTATATACGCCATGACTTGTTTTAAACTTCCTAAAACCACTTGTAACAACCTTAAATCAGCAATGGCAGCTTTCTGGTGGCAAGCTTCAGAGGATAAAAGTAAAATACATTGGCTTAGTTGGGATAAGCTTTGTATTTCAAAGGAAATGGGAGGAATGGGTTTCAAGGATATTGAATTATTTAATCAAGCTCTTCTTGCTAAACAAGCTTGGAGGATCCTCACAAATCAAGATTCTCTCTTGACTCGGTTTTTGCAAAGTAGATACTTTTCTAATGGTTCCTTCTTATCAGCAACTCTTGGGTCCAGACCTTCCTACGCATGGCGCAGTATTTTGCATGGTAGAGAACTTTTGGAAAAAGGCTTAAGGAATTCGGTTGGTAATGGTCTCTCTATATCGGTTTGGTCCACGCCTTGGCTGATTGATGGTGAACGTCTTCGCATTCCTCTCATGAAGAATATCTTGGTGGACCTTAATCTTAAAGTCTCTGACCTTATGATTCCCAACTCTGATCTCTGGGACCATCAAAAGTTGGAAAACCTGTTTTATGATCAAGATATTGAAATCATTCTTAAGATTAAACCAGCAGTGTCTTCTCCTGATTTTCTTTGCTGGAACCACACCCGTTCAGGTGAATACTCTGTGAAATCAGGCTATTGGTTTGCAGAAAAGGAGGCAAAAAAGGAAGCTTATGTCTCAAGTCAAGCTCTACCCTCCTTAAATGGCATCAAAAGTCATATATGGTCACTGAACACAGcaccaaaaataaaagttttcctCTGGAAAGTTATTGGAGGCGCTATTTCTGTTGCTGACCATCTAATAGAAAGAGGAATGAAGGTAGATTCTCGCTGTCAAATTTGTGGTTTGGAGGGAGAGTCAATGAATCATGTACTTTTCAACTGTACTATTGCAAGACAATCCTGGGCTATTTGTCACTTCCCTGCCCCGGTAAATGGTTTCGACCCCTCCTCCATCTACTCCAACATCTTCTATGTTTTAAAGATGGGGAACAATCAAAACTGGCCTGTCCATATCAGGAGAAGTGGTCCTTGGATTCTATGGCAAATCTGGAAAAATAGGAATAGTTTTCTATTCAAAGGAAGCCTCATTGTGGGATCAAAATTCGCAACATCGTTATTACAGGAGGCTGATCATTGGTTCCTAATCAAAGAAAtggaaaaacaagaacaagCCATTGATcttgagaagaaaaaaaggatCATCTTTGGATGGAAACCCCCTCCTTCATCATGGTTCAAATGTGACATTGGCTTCGATTGGGACAAAAATAGGAAGGAAAGTGGTGCGGCATGGATACTTAGGAATGCTGAAGGGAAAGTTTTACTGCACGGTAGAAGATCCTTCTCAAACATTCGCAGTAAATCAGAATCCTCTTTTCAAAGCTGGCTTTGGGCTTTAGAAAGTATGAAGTCTCTCCACTTTGATCACGTTATCTTCTCGGCTGAAGACAGAGACATTGTTAATGCTATTTCAAAACCTGCTACATGGCCATCTCTAAAAGCTTTTTCCTTTAAGCTTATCGAAATGCTccatgaatttttgttttggcAGGTGGAATCACAATCTCGTCAAGCCCTCAAACCAGTCTTTCTTATAGCAAATAGTGTCATAAAGGAGGATCTGTTCCAATCCTACATTGCATCAGGGTTCCCTGGCTGGCTTAAGAAGTTTTTTTCGTAA
- the LOC106352445 gene encoding protein MIZU-KUSSEI 1: MKSILSSTSLDSSFSVSKRYFSWKKKKVQEQDEEEEEHEEEEDDHHDNNEEKILTRFNFSSDPTRPDHFDTRQIMKKKKKKKTIEKIRYALGFSKSGLGFRVIGTLFGNRRGNVYFAVQDDPTRLPAVLIQLPTPTSILVKEMASGLVRIALETAASKTGSKKLLEESTWRTYCNGRKCGYAARKECGEAEWRVLKAVGPITMGAGVLPAVVDEGNEAVGSEKGELMYMRARFERVTGSRDSEAFYMMNPEGSSGGPELSVYFLRV; the protein is encoded by the coding sequence ATGAAGTCAATCCTATCCAGCACTTCTCTTGACTCGTCCTTCTCTGTCTCTAAACGTTACTtcagttggaagaagaagaaggttcaAGAACAagacgaagaggaagaagaacatgaagaagaagaagacgaccaCCACGACAACAACGAAGAAAAGATCCTGACCCGTTTCAACTTCTCCTCTGACCCGACCCGCCCGGATCATTTCGATACTCGACAGatcatgaaaaagaagaagaagaaaaagactaTCGAGAAGATCCGTTACGCGCTCGGGTTCTCTAAATCGGGTCTGGGTTTCCGGGTCATTGGTACCTTATTCGGAAACCGTCGTGGAAACGTGTATTTCGCCGTACAAGATGATCCGACCCGGTTACCCGCGGTTTTGATCCAGTTACCGACTCCGACGAGCATTCTCGTCAAGGAAATGGCTTCAGGGCTCGTGAGGATCGCTCTTGAAACGGCAGCGTCTAAGACTGGCTCCAAGAAGCTTTTGGAGGAGTCCACGTGGCGAACGTACTGTAACGGCAGAAAATGCGGCTACGCGGCGAGGAAAGAGTGTGGAGAGGCGGAGTGGAGAGTGTTGAAGGCGGTGGGGCCTATAACTATGGGTGCCGGAGTTTTACCTGCGGTAGTGGATGAAGGGAATGAAGCGGTGGGGTCCGAGAAAGGTGAGCTCATGTATATGAGAGCCCGGTTCGAGCGGGTTACCGGGTCGAGAGATTCGGAGGCCTTTTACATGATGAATCCTGAGGGGTCAAGTGGTGGGCCAGAGCTTAGTGTGTATTTTCTAAGGGTTTAA